TGACAtatcttgatctctcattcaatAACTTGAATGGAAGGATACCTTTATGCCTTGGCAATCTTTCTTCTTTAGCTCACCTTGAACTCAGTAACAACCAACTTAGTGGTAGCATACCGACTTTCCTTGGAAATCTCTCTTTGTTGAGGATTTTATATCTTGATATCAATCAGTTCTGCAGTATCATTCCGGATTCCTTGGGCAATCTCTCTTTACTCATTTATTTAGATATTAGCAGCAACCAACTAAGTGGGACCATTCCACCTTCATTTGCAAAGCTGTCCTTCCTCTATGAATTGGATGCTAATGACAATCGTTTCAATGAAACCATCTCTTCTTCATCACTTCCACCTTCTTTAGTTATTCTATTCTTGTCACTAAACCATTACCAGTTGATTTCAGAAGCTTTCTTTCGCAAGCTTACAAGCCTAAAAAGTTTGTATTTATCCGATTGTGTGCTAAATATTAGCACAACCTGGATTCCACCCTTTCAATTATTTGAGTTATATTTAGTGTCATGTCTGATTGACGGCCCATTTCCACCCTGGATTTCAACACAATTCTCACTTGAATGGTTGAGATTAAGTAATGCCAGCCTTGTGGGCGTAATTCCCTCTTGGCTATGGGTTACCAGTCCTCTGTTGAAAAATCTaaatatttcagaaaatcatctagaAGGAAGCCTATCATCAAATACTTCAACTTGGATGCAACTTAAAGAGCTAGATTTGTCTAGAAATGCATTGAGCGGGTGCATCCCATTAACATGGTCTTCTAATATAGAAACATTGCTGCTCAATGACAATTTGTTCAGTGGCAATATTCCTTCAGGTTTGGGCAAATTATCTCAACTCCATCTATTAAATCTTGCAAACAATTTGTTTAGTGGCAATATTCCTCCAAGCCTAGGCAAGCTATCTCAACTTTGGCTATTAAATCTTGCAAACAACAATATAACTGGAGTGATCCCTGCCAGCTTGTCCAATTGTTCTTCCCTTGTTGTCTTAAATTTGGGAAATAATAGTTTGGAGGGAAGCTTACCACGTGAGTTCAGTGAGCTAAGTGAATTATATTCATTTGTTGTTCATAGTAATAAGCTAAATGGTTCATTCCCTCCTTCAATTGCAAATTGTTCAAAGCTACAGGTTCTTGATATTGGAAACAACTTATTAGGAGGTGAAATACCAATAGTAATTGGAAAGCTTTCAAAGCTAAGGGTATTGGTAATGAAGGAGAACAATTTCACAGGTAGTATTCCTTTAGAGATAGGCCAATTAATGTACCTCCAGATCTTGCTTCTTTCTTCCAATCATATTTCAGGTTTAATTCCACACACAATTATTTCATTGCAAGCAATGACAAATGAAAGCCAAGATGGTTTTATATTATCTACTTCTCAAGTTCCCTATCAAGATGGATTGGATATGACTTTAAAAGGTACAGAGCAACACTACCAATACATTCTTTCAACTCTCATATCCATAGATCTCTCAAACAATGAATTGAAGGGAGAAGTTGCTTCTAATTTTGGGAAATTGAagggattaaggcttctaaacctTTCAATGAACAATTTGAATGGAACCATTCCAAATAGTCTAGGAGAAATGCATCAACTAGAGTCATTAGATCTTTCAAGAAATTATTTTTCAGGACAAGTTCCTATGGAGCTTGAATTTCTAAGCTATTTGGGTTCATTGAATTTATCAAACAACAATCTTTCAGGAAGTATACCACCAGGACGACATATGACTGGTACATTTGGAGAATCCTCTTATTCAGGGAATCCTAACCTATGGGGGTGTCCCCTACCCAAAAATTGTTCTTGGCCACAATTTGTTCCTCCTCCTCCAGTTTCaattaataaaagaaagaaaaacactAAATATCCATGGTATGAAATAGGACTGGGATTATCATATGGAGTAGCTTTTGGAGGGATAATGTCATTGATCCTGATAAAAATAAGTTGGAAGAGGAAATACTTCAATAAAGTGGATACAATTCTAAAGTTTTTATTTCCATGGATGAAGAATCTGACACTATGAAGGAATACATCTACAATCCATTGAAATGTGAGTTTCATTTGTTCTTTGAAATATGTATCATAAttctaaatattaaaatattaaaattcaaaaagaaaTTAGTAATATTTTAGACAAATTATCATTGATGATTCTATCTATCAATTGTACATTGTTTGCAAActtttaaattgaataatttaatctTTTGATTAATACTGATATATAACTTTGTTTACAGGAATCTATTTTTCCATATGATAATTTCTTGGTGTATTTTCTTTAGTGAGATGTGTTACTCTCGGTGGCCTCACTCAAGATAATATTTTATATTGGTTAGTTATTTGTACTAAATCAATACTCTATATACCTTAATTTTATCTAGTTCTTTAATCTATTgcagatcatgtgaaaaaatgaaggatttcaaacttttaaaaattattcattttatttagaagatgaaaCATTTGATTTACCACCAACAATCTAGTTTTTCAAAAATATTGAGGTGTAAATAATATATATAAAGTTAATAGTTTTAAGTTCATGAAGAAGTATGGAATATTTTTCTTCTTCATTCAACAAGATGAGATATTGTTAAATTTTAACTTCTAAGTATTGCACATTCATGTGTTCACATTGGTTCTTGTTTTGTCATTCTATCCAATGTTTTTTtctaagttaaaaaaaaatattgtaacaTTTCAATTATTGAATGAATTTTCAGTatatacacttttttttttttaaataattgttgAAATATTGAAAAACCATATGACTCAATAACACAATCTGttgattaaaaaaaaacacaaactcATATTAGAATATTAATATGATTTCTAATTTGATTTTTCTTATATTTCCAAAACTATTACAAATATCCTTAAAACCTTATAATATTGTTAAATATTTTAACAAAATTATGAGTAAAGCTCCCCTTTAAACTGGCTCTGTGAGGACAAGGATCCTGTAAATATCCAAACATAAGACATTTCTTCTGGAACCGAACACTAGCTTGGCTATCTTCTATCAATATCATATTGGCAAGTTTTGATTTGGGGCCCCTCAATACAATTTTGCTTCACCATGTTAGTGAAATTTCTACTTGGTCTTTCTTGGTTTTTTTTCACCTCATTCTTCCAAGCATCCTTTGTCTCTCCATAGTCATCTTTATTTAATACATGATTCTTACATATATACTGCCCCAGGGTCCCTTCCTAGTGCCTACAACGGCTCTGTGTAAATCATCTTTCATGCATCAAATTTCACTGCCTTTACTCATAACGATATGTTCTTTAACAGTACTTTTTCATGTTAATTATCATTTAAGTTACTGAAACTGTAACTTCAGTCCTTGCATATTTATCAAGTTGAGGTGTCTCTGGTTCCAGAATTTGTGAGTTTGAAGCTTATATCTTCAAACAGAGAAATCACTAACATCTCTTAGAAAAAGCATATTTGTGCTATATCCCTACGTGCTCACTGTTTAATGAAAAGTAACCAGAATAGATAACAGTTTGGTTATAACACATCCTTGATCATAATTATACGGTTGTTGCAGGAACATGCAAATCAACTTTCAGTATTATAAATTCTTTATATCAAAGCAAATAGCTCTGTATGGCATGCATAACAAATCTTGGTGATTACTCGTGACAGAAATCAAAATGACAAAGATATGTTGTTTCAGAAATGTTAGGCATGCATGTTTTTGTCTGTACCTTGAAACTTTAGAGGTTCACATCAGTTCTTATATGAAAGTCACTAATTGAAATAAGTTTTCATCATAAAATCCTCATTCATGTAGTGGGAGGATAACTAAAGAGCCAAAACAAAAGGTAGATTATGAGACCCTCATCATATATTGTGCACATGCTTTTGTATCTTCATTGTGCCCCATCTGTATTGAACCTATCAACAGGCTTTGATGCAGTCTAGGCCCTAGGTGCAGAATGATGTTCAATGTGTCAAATGTGCTCTCTATCACATGTGCCCAAAAAGGGTTAAAAACCATAATGTGAGGTAGCTAGCATATTCTAGGCCCCAGATAACTACTCAAATATTGTCATTGCATCTTTGGTTTTGATATCATGACTTAGCTCGGGTATAAACTAGATCTTGccaattcatatatatatacacacacatacacatacatacacacacacacatatatatatatgtatacagatatatacatatgtatatatatacacacatatatatacacatacacatacacgcatacacacaaatttatatatatatatatatgtatatgtgcgtgtgtatgtgtgtgtagatATAGATATTGATATATTtgtataatatatatgtgtgtgtgtgtatgtatgtatgtatacatatatacacacatatacatatatacatacatgtatgtatgtatatgtatatacatatatgtagatatatgtatatgtacacacacacacacatatatatatatgtgtgtgtgtgtgtgtggacacatgtatatgtatatgtatgtatgtgtgtggacacaatttttttttttttaaagaatatacAAAATTctaaaactaaatacatttgatagtatgatacttcattattgatcaatgccaaatgtcAATTGATTGTTCATATTTGAATTGTAAGATGGAACAAAATAAAATAGTAGAATTAAAACATTAAATAGTAtactacttcatcattgatcaatgcatGAGGAAAACCCAACGATAGAAGGGGTTCTTTTAGggacattttagagtttttggatgcaaaaaaagttcaaaaatgtttgtttttgttatgttttggtGTTCAGTGCCTTTGGGTTCATACTTGACGAAACCAAACCCCTAAGTACGTACCTAGGGTGAACCCAAACGAAAACCCCTGGATACGTACCCAGGGTGAACCCAGACGAACCCCCATGGGAACCTGAACCCAAACGAACCCAGTTAAGGTGCATGGACCAAAACAGGCGAACCCAGTAacttagagaaaaaacaacataaaaatgaaaaaaagtaaCCTCCAAAATGTCCTGCTCCATATTCACAGACATACCaccacttttgatcttgacaacCTCAGTGTTCTTCCATTAGTGATGTATATAACTAATCACAGCCTCTGTTATGCCATCCTTCCCACTTGTAACCTTCTTATCAGAGTAATTCCCAAGAGTTCTATGCCTCTATAGCTCGTGTTCATGTATTGACAGTTGTGCTCATGTGGGTACAAAATCCGGCTTCTTTTTCTCAGATTTTACTTCTTCCCCATCGTTTTTTAGCTCCCCCTACATAAGCATAGGCTTCATATGCTTTGATCTGTTCCTGCTTCTTACAAAGCTATGACCAATTTTGTGTTTTGGTCTGCTTGCGAAATCATATTTTCTCCTAGACGAACCATGTTTCAGCTCAAAACCCACCTCCTTTATTACATTACCACGCTTTAAGCTCCTTAACTTTTCTGCAATCGTTTGCAAGCAATTTTCCCAGTGCCATTATTGCCATTGCTAGGCTCATCATCAAAGTTAGTACTATTTGAGGCACTACAATTTAATCCTTGAAATTTGGGCTTCTGGTATGAATTCAGTGGTATCTGCAGGTGGGTGCCATGGATTTAAGAACTCTGCAATGAATTATAAAAATTACCCATTGCCAGTGCAGAACCACTTACCACAAGCTCAGCCACTTATCATTTTTGAGTGACATGGGATTGGTTTAGATCAACCTTAAAGAGTGTGGAAATGACCTAAAATTCAAGGTGTTAAACCTCAAATTTAAATCACGCCCCCCTGTTAGTAACCATTATGTGCTGACCCAAAACAAAGTATTTGGCCAACACAAAACTTAAGTCCATTTTTTATTCTAGAAGACATAGGCCAAGTTATAGGCTAATGGACAGGGTTGACACACAAGGAAAACCACTTCAAGGTTCCACAGAAATAAAGGCTTAGTGGGATGATTCCCCTTTTTGTTTGTTTTCTAACGCACCTTACAGTCCTCCATCTTTCATTCAATTCCTTCAATGGAAGCATACCTTCTTGCCTTTGCAATTTTTCTTCTTTATCTGACCTTTCCCTTAATGACAACCAATTTAGTGGAAGCATACCGACTTCTCTAGGAAGTATAAATCTTTGTCGAGGAGTTTAGATCTTGGTTATtgcagcgtcctaaaattgcaccctttctAATTTTGATCGCATTTGTGGCCCTCACCTTAGCACTTGCATCTTAATGCTTGATCGGGACCTATTTATGCCCCCACCATGCAATAATGccttattttcacattttcatcTTGTTGGACCCTTAGCCCtagcccaaatatggggtaggaccagggcgtgacaccttggtcctcactaggaccatggcaccacaccatggtcctccctaaatggGCCCCAATTTAAACCCTTTTCCCTATCCCAATTTTGAGTGGGAAACCTTGCTTCATGTCGGCCTATGTCGGAAAATTAACATAATTAAtgacaggcaagtatataaggaggtctcatATGATTACAAACAAGTTCGAACTCAAAAGTTCAGTCTCATATGATATCACGTTGAGTGAAGTGTGGGTTGCACCTAAGGAAGCAATCACTTGGGCAAGACTCGTTAGTTATTTGAAAAGAATTGAGTAAATGGAAGAGGGTCGATGGCCTAAGGTCGTTTTCAATGACACAttatgcaaaagaaagaagacttggatgcgTCAAAATAACAAATGGTTTAGAAAATGGAATATATACTTAAACATGTTCCCCACGAATAGTAAGAAGATAAAGGCTTATGTTATAGATAAGTTCCACAAGCGTACTTGGGGTAAGGAGCTGGGGAGAAAGAAAAAATACTATATTGAAGAGTTTAACCCCTCTTGTAATCATCATCAAAAAGGATACATAGGGGCcaagaagaagaatttgcaagtGGTAAAATGTGTGAGCTTTTGCTCAAATTTAATTTATTGTGCATTGAGTTATACAAAAATCTAAAACATTTTTCATTGACCGAATGTGGGATAAAGCATTTCGAAACCTAACCTTAACGTATAGTCAAATCCGACTTGACTCAACTAAGAATGAGAATTGCATGCAACACCAATCACCAATACTCGAtcaaatgacatcaatgacaatacttgacCGCCTAAGATCAATATTACCTAGATAGGGACAATGTTGAACAAGCTACTAGCAGGATCAAAGTCCATTTCCCACCATTTTATAGTCACATCATACTTGCCAATGAACATCAAGCCTCTAGGAAGGACATTAAATAAAGATCTTCCTTACAAGTAAATGTGAAAGAAAAAAACTTGTTAGGCATCCTAATAATTTTTAGATGTCCTTTTGTCCTCCACTTCTCTAAAGCCTAATATTTGATGCATCTAATTTTGATTTAGGATCCAAACACTTTCCCACCATAGTCATCAACATCTTAAACATGTTTTTCTCTACCATAGAGTTAAGAAAGTTAATTGAAAACTCACATAAAAGAGAGCCAATAGTGAACTCAACTAGAGGAGAACTCTTTCCTTTAATTGTAGATCCCGCAAGAGAGGTGTAGGATGAAGGGCCTGGTACTTTGATCAAAGAATTAGGTCATTTAAGGATCATAGGATACTAACATTGACCATTCATAAATGAATGACCATCCACACAAGGCTTGTGATCGATAAGACAAGACCCAACCTTTTCCTTAGCCTAAACTTCCCTGCCTCCATGTGAAACCCTTCATCTAGGTTAGGAGGTTTGAAAAGTGAAACCATCACACAGATTGAACCATTCTATTCACCAAATTAGTTGGTAGTAGTCTTCTATAATCTTGTTGCTTAGAGCATTGATTTCCATCCACAATACCATCAACAAACCCCAACCATTTCATTGCAACAACATCAACAAACCCTAACACTATAGCCATAATTGCAAAGAATTGTTGTTTGTGCAAGAGTTAGTTTCTAATGTATAAATAATATGAttttgaatcattgtctttttGAGACCTAGACCCAACCTTTATATATGTTATTTCTTACCCTAAATCAAAACCATAATTATAACTTCTTACTTTATTTTAAAAACTATGTATAAGATTGACTTTCAAACTCTCAAATTAAAATTTCCTAATCCTTGCCaaattaaaaacaaattaaatttatgaaatagaattttttttccttttaaaagagaaagacacaAAAATAATCTCTACCACATAAATTTTCCTTACAATACCTTTGTATAATGACAAATTAAAAGAGATTTTTCTCAaacaaaaaaaaagttgatttcaCCACAAATTTAGggtcagccttaaaccacacacactaagcaacatatatAAACCTAGACAATGTTAGTCAACTcttgagtttttaaaatttttaagcctagaaatgtattcttagtgtgacaacaCACGTTAAACCATATTAAACTTAGAAGATGTCAGTCAACACACATTAAACCATATTAAACCATATTAAGCTTAAAAGATGTCAGTCAACACAAATTAAACCATATTAAACCATATTAAACTTAAAAGATGTCAGTCAACACACATTAAATCATATTAAACCATATTAAACCATTTTAATGTATCCTTAAAGTGACAACACACATTAAACCATTTTTAAACCTAGAAATGTATTCTTAGTGTCCAAATGAGTGATCCTCTCCATCCCTAATGAGCATCCCCTTGCACAACCTCTCGTCTATACTTTTCATTtcaatctttattctctcctttgCACACCCTTCTCTTTCCCATGGATTAATGCCCAGCAGATGTCCAGCAGATGTCCTTCCCACGAATCCCAAGCTCTGCTCCGCTTCAAAGCTGCCTTGAATGACTCCCACGGCTATCTGAGTTCGTGGGTGAATGGAACAGACTGTTGCAGACTGTGGGAAGGCATATCCTGCGACAATCACACCAACCATGTTGTCTGTTAATGCATTAGGTTATCCTTATTCTTTCCAAGGAGTGATATCTGAGAGTCTACCAACTTCTATTTCTCACATCACTGAGTATAGGAGGAGTATCAGGTACTACCATTCCTCCCTGTTTGAGAAATCTCTCTTATATTCACTATTTAGATTTATCAACGAGTAGCTTTAGTGGGATGATTCCCCCTTTCGTTTGTTTGCTCACCCGCCTTGAAGTCCTTTATCTTTACTTTAATGAATTCAATGGAAGCATACCTTCCTGTCTGGGAaatctttcttctttaactgatcTTTTTCTTTTTGCCAACCAACTTAGTGGAAGTATACCGGCATCTCTTGGGAGTCTCTCTTTGTTGAGGGATTTATTTCTTGGTTTGAATCAACTGACCGGTATCGTTCCAGACTATTTGGGCAATCTCTCTTTACTGGAGAGGTTCAGTATTGGCTTTAACCAACTAAGTGGGACCATTCCCCCTTCATTTGCTCAACTTTCCTCTCTCACTCTCTTGGACGCTATAGGCAATCATTTCAATGAAACCATCTTTTCTTCTTCACTTCCACCTTCTTTACTTGAACTAGGCCTACCACTAAACCATTACCGGacgatttctttcaaaagtttacAAGCCTAAATGTTTTGTCTCTATCCAATTGTGTGCTAAATATTAGCACAACCTGGGTTCCACCCTTTCAATTATCTCAGTTATCTTTAGAGTCATGTATGATTGACAACGAATTCCTACCTTGGATTTCAACACAATTCTCACTTCAAATATTGGAATTATCTAACGCTAGTCTCGTGGGCGTAATTCCCTCTTGGCTATGGGAAACCTGTCCTTTGTTGAAAACCCTTAATATTTCAGGAAATTATCTAGAAGGAAACCTATCGTCAAATACTTCAAATTGGGTGCACCTAGAATGGCTAGATGTGTCTAAAAATGCATTGAGTGGGCACATCCCATCGATGTGGTCTTCTAACATTTCAGCTTTGTTGTTGAATGATAATTTTTTCAATGGCAATATTCCCCCAAGCCTCGACAAATTATCTCGATTTCAATTTTTAAATCTTGCAAACAATTTGTTTACTGACAATATTCCTCAAAGCCTAGGTAAGCTATCCCAACTCCAACTATTAAACCTTGCAAACAACAACATAACTGGAGTGATCCCTGCTAGCTTGTCCAATTGCTCTTCCCTAATTGTCTTAAATTTGGGAAATAATAGTTTGTAGGGAAGTTTGCCACATGAGTTCAGTAAGCTAAATGAATTATATTCATTAGTTGTTCATGTTAATAAACTAAATAGATCATTCCCTCCTTCAATTGCAAATTGTTCAAAGCTACAAGTTCTTGACATTGGGAACAACTTATTTGGAGGTGAAATACCAACATTAATTGGAAATATTTCAGAGCTAAGAGTATTGGTGATGAAGGAGAACAATTTTACAGATAGGCCAATTAATGTACCTCCAAATCTTGCTCGTCTCTTCCAATCATATCTCAGGTTTAATTCCACACACAATTATATCATTGCAAGCAATGACAAATGAAAGCCAAGATGGTTTTATATTATCTCCTTCTCAAGTTCCTTATCAAGATGGATTGGATATGACTTTCAAAGGTACATATCAGCACTACGTCTATATTCTTTCAACTCTTACCTCCATAGATCTCTCAAACAATGAATTGGAGGGAGCAATTGCTTATAATTTTGGGAACTTGAagggattaaggcttttaaacctttCAATGAATAATTTGAATGAGACCATTCCAAATAGTTTGGGAGAAATGCATCAACTAGAGTCATTAGACCTTTCAAGAAATCATTTTTCAGGATGAGTTCCTATAGAGCTTGAATTTCTAAGCTATTTGGGTTCATTGAATTTATCAAACAACAATCTTTCAGGAAGTATACCACAAGGACGACATATGACTGGCACATTTGGAGAATCCTCTTATTCAGGGAATCCTAGTCTATGGGGGTGTCCACTACCCAAAAATTCTTCTTGGCCACAATTTGTTCCTCCTCCTCCTCTAGTTTCaattaataaaagaaataaaaacacTAAATATCCATGGTATGAGATAGCACTAGGATTGTCATATGGAGTATCTTTTGGAGGGATAATATCAATTATCCTAATAAAAATGAGTTGGAGAAGGAAGTACTTCAATAAAGTTGATACAATCCTAAAGCTTTTATTTCCATGGATGAAGAATCTGACACTATGAAGGGATACATCTATAATCTATTGAAATGTGagtttcttttcttctttgaagtatatatcataaatttaaatattaaaatgttaaaattcaaaaagaaattaatatttttttataaaaaaattctttggctattctatctatcaatcataGATTGCTTGCAATActtttaaattgaataatttaatccTTTGATTGTTACTAATATGTATAACATTGTGTATAGGAATCTATTTCTTCTTATGATAGTTTCTTGGTGTATTTTCCTTATTGAAGATGTGTTACTCTTGGTGGCCTTACTCAAGATATTATTTTATATCGGTTAGTTATTTGTACTAAATCAATACTCTATATACTTTATTTTTTTCTAGTTCTTTTATCCATTACACATGTCTATGGAAATGAAAGCTCATATACTTCAATGAAGAAAGGAAGGATTTGAAACTTTTAAAATTACTCTCATTTAGAATGTGAAACACTTGATGTGCCACCAACAATCTAGTTCTTCAAAAATAGTGAGGTGTAAATAATATATAAAGaaataattttcttcttcattcAACAAGATGAGATATCTCTAAATTTTTTACTTCTAATTATTGTACATTAATGGGTTCACATTGCTTATTTGCATTCTATTTGATGTCTTTTTCTCTTAAGTTGAAAAACAATATTgcaaaatttgaattgttgaatggATTTTTAGTATAtacacatttttttctttttaggtAATTGTTGAGATATTGAAAAATCATTACGGCTCAATACCACAAACCCATATTAGAATGTTAATATAGTTTCTAGATGATCTTTCTTATGTTTCCAAAAGTATTTAAATTATGACGAGCACATATCTTAATTGAAATATCATTAAAACCTTATAATATTAGTAAATGTTTTAAAAATTTATGAGTAGAACTCCCCTACATATGGGTATGAGCATATTTTCTATATATGCTAATGGATTAATTGATTACAAAGTGCCTATTGTTTAAACTCTATTTTTATTATACcaacaaagaaatgaaaaataaaaaattaagtgaAACACAATTATTTACAAGAATAatatttgtagacgtataaaaatgaccatattcctaaatgaatattttatgttcatttctctatttaattaaatctaatttaattgaaccacccacattcttctatttaaattaagtaaattactcaatttatttaaattaaattcactagacttctttttaccatttaatgaataaatcattttattcaattaaatcccttctctccacttttaattaaatagtttatcctaaattgaataaatctaatttattttatttccccaattgcaaccaaattgaatgaaattcattttattcaattaaaatcctattatcactccatccacttgcaaaatcctacatctcccacttgct
The nucleotide sequence above comes from Cryptomeria japonica chromosome 11, Sugi_1.0, whole genome shotgun sequence. Encoded proteins:
- the LOC131860136 gene encoding receptor-like protein EIX1; this translates as MSSRCPSHESQALLRFKAALNDSHGYLSSWVNGTDCCRLWEGISCDNHTNHVVFPIELEFLSYLGSLNLSNNNLSGSIPQGRHMTGTFGESSYSGNPSLWGCPLPKNSSWPQFVPPPPLVSINKRNKNTKYPWYEIALGLSYGVSFGGIISIILIKMSWRRKYFNKVDTILKLLFPWMKNLTL